One genomic window of Amphiura filiformis chromosome 3, Afil_fr2py, whole genome shotgun sequence includes the following:
- the LOC140149092 gene encoding inositol monophosphatase 1-like isoform X1 translates to MHRLFLMLNILTQIGHVYFSFTLVTAGFSMGDVSEEPYHHYLKKGIDVAKTAGKEVQKAFFTSKTTSTKSDAWDLVTETDKLVEKIIVSSLQEAYPTHSFIGEESTAAAGQQSKLTDNPTWIIDPIDGTTNFVHSFPFSTISIGLTINKELVVGIVYNPMHDEMYTATKGGGAFCNGHKIRVSRQEDIQQSIVSATVIKAKVDGHLSNIRSLITAGIHGTRNVGSAALALSYIASGSLDALYDYGLHSWDVAAGILIVHEAGGVTIDPTNNGPVNLETPRIVAASSMKLALSISHLITDPYV, encoded by the exons ATGCATAGGCTATTCCTTATGCTAAACATATTAACACAGATTGGGCATGTTTATTTCAGTTTCACACTGGTTACTGCTGGTTTCAGTATGGGAGATGTTTCAGAGGAACCCTATCATCATTATCTCAAGAAAGGAATTGATGTAGCAAAAACAGCTGGAAAG GAGGTACAGAAAGCGTTCTTTACAAGTAAAACAACGTCAACCAAATCAGATGCTTGGGATCTCGTGACAGAAACGGACAAGTTGGTGGAGAAAATAATCGTTAGTTCCTTACAGGAAGCCTATCCAACTCACAG TTTTATAGGAGAGGAATCAACAGCAGCAGCCGGTCAACAAAGCAAACTCACTGATAATCCTACGTGGATCATCGATCCTATTGATGGCACAACCAACTTTGTACACAG TTTTCCATTTTCAACCATTTCTATCGGGTTGACAATTAATAAGGAGCTGGTAGTGGGTATTGTATATAATCCTATGCATGATGAGATGTATACAGCAACCAAAGGAGGAGGTGCATTCTGTAATGGTCACAAAATACGCGTATCTCGACAAGAAG ATATTCAGCAAAGTATCGTATCTGCCACCGTAATCAAAGCCAAGGTTGATGGTCATCTTTCTAATATTAGATCATTAATAACTGCTGGTATTCATGG aACGAGAAATGTTGGATCTGCCGCTCTTGCCCTTTCTTATATCGCTTCAGGATCCCTTGATGCACTGTATGACTATGGGTTACATTCATGGGATGTAGCAGCAGGAATACTTATAGTACATGAGGCAGGCGGGGTGACTATAGACCCAACTAATA ATGGTCCGGTTAATTTGGAGACACCTCGAATTGTTGCGGCATCTTCAATGAAACTGGCGCTATCAATATCTCATCTCATTACTGATCCATATGTATAg
- the LOC140149092 gene encoding inositol monophosphatase 1-like isoform X2, with protein sequence MEIYKNILCPRHLCFTLVTAGFSMGDVSEEPYHHYLKKGIDVAKTAGKEVQKAFFTSKTTSTKSDAWDLVTETDKLVEKIIVSSLQEAYPTHSFIGEESTAAAGQQSKLTDNPTWIIDPIDGTTNFVHSFPFSTISIGLTINKELVVGIVYNPMHDEMYTATKGGGAFCNGHKIRVSRQEDIQQSIVSATVIKAKVDGHLSNIRSLITAGIHGTRNVGSAALALSYIASGSLDALYDYGLHSWDVAAGILIVHEAGGVTIDPTNNGPVNLETPRIVAASSMKLALSISHLITDPYV encoded by the exons ATGGAGATCTATAAAAATATACTTTGCCCACGTCATTTAtg TTTCACACTGGTTACTGCTGGTTTCAGTATGGGAGATGTTTCAGAGGAACCCTATCATCATTATCTCAAGAAAGGAATTGATGTAGCAAAAACAGCTGGAAAG GAGGTACAGAAAGCGTTCTTTACAAGTAAAACAACGTCAACCAAATCAGATGCTTGGGATCTCGTGACAGAAACGGACAAGTTGGTGGAGAAAATAATCGTTAGTTCCTTACAGGAAGCCTATCCAACTCACAG TTTTATAGGAGAGGAATCAACAGCAGCAGCCGGTCAACAAAGCAAACTCACTGATAATCCTACGTGGATCATCGATCCTATTGATGGCACAACCAACTTTGTACACAG TTTTCCATTTTCAACCATTTCTATCGGGTTGACAATTAATAAGGAGCTGGTAGTGGGTATTGTATATAATCCTATGCATGATGAGATGTATACAGCAACCAAAGGAGGAGGTGCATTCTGTAATGGTCACAAAATACGCGTATCTCGACAAGAAG ATATTCAGCAAAGTATCGTATCTGCCACCGTAATCAAAGCCAAGGTTGATGGTCATCTTTCTAATATTAGATCATTAATAACTGCTGGTATTCATGG aACGAGAAATGTTGGATCTGCCGCTCTTGCCCTTTCTTATATCGCTTCAGGATCCCTTGATGCACTGTATGACTATGGGTTACATTCATGGGATGTAGCAGCAGGAATACTTATAGTACATGAGGCAGGCGGGGTGACTATAGACCCAACTAATA ATGGTCCGGTTAATTTGGAGACACCTCGAATTGTTGCGGCATCTTCAATGAAACTGGCGCTATCAATATCTCATCTCATTACTGATCCATATGTATAg
- the LOC140149092 gene encoding inositol monophosphatase 1-like isoform X3, which translates to MGDVSEEPYHHYLKKGIDVAKTAGKEVQKAFFTSKTTSTKSDAWDLVTETDKLVEKIIVSSLQEAYPTHSFIGEESTAAAGQQSKLTDNPTWIIDPIDGTTNFVHSFPFSTISIGLTINKELVVGIVYNPMHDEMYTATKGGGAFCNGHKIRVSRQEDIQQSIVSATVIKAKVDGHLSNIRSLITAGIHGTRNVGSAALALSYIASGSLDALYDYGLHSWDVAAGILIVHEAGGVTIDPTNNGPVNLETPRIVAASSMKLALSISHLITDPYV; encoded by the exons ATGGGAGATGTTTCAGAGGAACCCTATCATCATTATCTCAAGAAAGGAATTGATGTAGCAAAAACAGCTGGAAAG GAGGTACAGAAAGCGTTCTTTACAAGTAAAACAACGTCAACCAAATCAGATGCTTGGGATCTCGTGACAGAAACGGACAAGTTGGTGGAGAAAATAATCGTTAGTTCCTTACAGGAAGCCTATCCAACTCACAG TTTTATAGGAGAGGAATCAACAGCAGCAGCCGGTCAACAAAGCAAACTCACTGATAATCCTACGTGGATCATCGATCCTATTGATGGCACAACCAACTTTGTACACAG TTTTCCATTTTCAACCATTTCTATCGGGTTGACAATTAATAAGGAGCTGGTAGTGGGTATTGTATATAATCCTATGCATGATGAGATGTATACAGCAACCAAAGGAGGAGGTGCATTCTGTAATGGTCACAAAATACGCGTATCTCGACAAGAAG ATATTCAGCAAAGTATCGTATCTGCCACCGTAATCAAAGCCAAGGTTGATGGTCATCTTTCTAATATTAGATCATTAATAACTGCTGGTATTCATGG aACGAGAAATGTTGGATCTGCCGCTCTTGCCCTTTCTTATATCGCTTCAGGATCCCTTGATGCACTGTATGACTATGGGTTACATTCATGGGATGTAGCAGCAGGAATACTTATAGTACATGAGGCAGGCGGGGTGACTATAGACCCAACTAATA ATGGTCCGGTTAATTTGGAGACACCTCGAATTGTTGCGGCATCTTCAATGAAACTGGCGCTATCAATATCTCATCTCATTACTGATCCATATGTATAg
- the LOC140149098 gene encoding uncharacterized protein, whose translation MDVDDFLSVFTPGPYKFITLPPIISPLPTTPAFSFQPHQVIGPSTSPTLCSRIPSTSTDGGYGSDEDFDNQLDDGTPTSRPTPNKTCYSQRPLRSRPSCARQLFPEPHDN comes from the exons ATGGATGTAGACGATTTCCTGTCCGTCTTTACTCCTGGGCCTT ACAAATTTATCACTCTACCTCCCATTATCTCTCCATTGCCGACAACGCCTGCCTTCTCCTTCCAGCCTCATCAAGTGATTGGTCCATCGACGTCACCAACCCTCTGCAGCAGAATTCCGTCAACGTCTACCGATGGAGGTTACGGCAGTGACGAAGATTTTGACAACCAACTTGATGATGGCACCCCAACCAGTAGGCCTACGCCAAACAAG ACTTGCTATTCTCAGAGGCCACTCCGTAGCAGACCTTCCTGTGCTAGGCAGCTATTTCCAGAACCACACGATAATTGA